Sequence from the Candidatus Eisenbacteria bacterium genome:
GAGCCGCTCCTTCGCGCGGGACTCCAGGCCACGATCCTGATCCTCCCGGGCGGCGAGGATCCGGACTCGTTCATCGTCCGCCACGGCGCGCGCGCGTTCGCGGATGCCCTCGCGGGCGCCATGGATCCGGCCTCGTTCCTGGCCGGTGCGCGGCTCGAATCGGGCGGGGCGAACCCGTCGCCGGAGGCGCGTGTACGGCGCTATGTGGAGCTCCTCCGGGTCGTCGAGGATCCGATCCGGAGGCGGCTCATGACCCGGCGCGGCGCGGGCGCGTTCGGTCTGGAGGAAGACGTTCTCCTCGAGGCCGTCTCCCGGAAGGGAGGATCGGCGGCCCGGCCGGCGAGAACCCCGGGACGGTCTCCGGCGGGCGCCACCGGACCGGCCGACCGGACCCGGCGCTCCGCCGAGGCGATCCCGGCGTCCGGACCGAGCCCGGCCGGAGGGGGGATGACGCCGGGTGGAGGAGCCGTGTCCGGGACGGCCGTCGCGGAGAGCTTCGACTCGCTGGACCCGGTCGAGCGGGAGCTCGCGGCGCGGTGTCTCCTGGAGGACGGCGCGATCCTCGAAGTGATCTCGAGCGGCGGGGCGAACTGTTTTCGGAGCCGCACCTTGCGGGCTATGCTTCAAGATTGGCTGACGATGGGCCGGGCCCCCCTTCCCGAGGAGCTCAAGGCGCTCGAGTCGATGGACTCGACCGCCCGGGGGCTCCTCGCGGAGAGCGGTTCCGAGGAGGGGCGGACGGACGAGCTCTCGCGCCGGGGCGCCCGGGAGCTACTCGTCCGGCTGGAAGAGCGGAGGCTCCGGGCCGCCAAGGCGGACATCGACCGGGCGATCCGGGACGCGGAGCGGGCGGGAAACGAGCCGCTGCGGGATCGCCTGGTGGCCGAACGAACCGAATTGGCATCCAAGTTACATCGCCGCAATCCCATCGATTCCCATGGCCGCAACCACCCGGCGGCTTCGTGAGACAACGGGTCGGAACCCGA
This genomic interval carries:
- the dnaG gene encoding DNA primase; this translates as MSTRTPQEAKEEVRNATDIVQVVGERVPLRRAGRAWKGLCPFHPEKTPSFTVNPERQIWHCFGCNRGGDVFSFLMELDKLTFPEALQALADRAGVELPRGERGAVDARRDRLHQATSLASDFFQGSLRTDAGANARAYLAGRGLEPAILERFHVGWAPAGWESLSTALGKLMPAAVLEEAGLTLRRGDGTHYDRFRNRIMFPIEGTAGKVAGFGARAIEPEDAPKYLNSPESPIYRKGGLLFGLPLARPAIRERKQVLVCEGYLDVMRLHASGQPHSVCTCGTALTLDQARSLARFEAEVVLIYDGDDAGIRAADRALEPLLRAGLQATILILPGGEDPDSFIVRHGARAFADALAGAMDPASFLAGARLESGGANPSPEARVRRYVELLRVVEDPIRRRLMTRRGAGAFGLEEDVLLEAVSRKGGSAARPARTPGRSPAGATGPADRTRRSAEAIPASGPSPAGGGMTPGGGAVSGTAVAESFDSLDPVERELAARCLLEDGAILEVISSGGANCFRSRTLRAMLQDWLTMGRAPLPEELKALESMDSTARGLLAESGSEEGRTDELSRRGARELLVRLEERRLRAAKADIDRAIRDAERAGNEPLRDRLVAERTELASKLHRRNPIDSHGRNHPAAS